One genomic region from Acidobacteriota bacterium encodes:
- a CDS encoding RHS repeat-associated core domain-containing protein: MGGELNAEHEGLTASPATPTKEYVYGPTGMLAEVTGGEVNFLTPDHLGSPRVLTSQNGIVVNRRDFFPFGEDIAVGVGGRSAGMGYGTDSLRQRFTGYEKDEETGLDFAQARYYTNALGRFQSTDPFGGSGKTINPQTWNRFTYCLNNPVNFVDPLGLQNQPPGKQTPAYEDPPSVPPIVEDFTTAFDTLTELLWYYFDRPGNREVANPTLNGGLPLNQRLPNVGYSVADLTVTSSKQIGQANLMFLDILDQSGVISASAQYDLGLIDETEYGTTIGLAIIFKFGGSNPLPKPTPNALNALKGLIPHFLLTAIEIEQSARYFENQAITDKGPQEFRDAQRAFNQERARWLRQPTGPPPVSFKRWAEMRGLDTKTGKSIVKSVVRIK, translated from the coding sequence ATGGGTGGCGAACTCAACGCCGAACACGAAGGACTGACAGCTTCACCAGCAACCCCAACCAAAGAGTACGTTTACGGCCCAACCGGGATGCTGGCGGAAGTCACTGGCGGCGAAGTGAACTTCCTGACACCGGACCACCTTGGGTCGCCGAGGGTGCTCACCAGTCAGAATGGCATCGTCGTCAACCGAAGGGACTTCTTCCCTTTCGGAGAAGACATCGCGGTTGGGGTCGGTGGACGTTCGGCGGGAATGGGCTACGGGACGGACAGCCTTCGTCAACGCTTTACTGGTTATGAAAAAGATGAGGAAACAGGACTGGATTTTGCTCAAGCACGGTACTACACCAATGCGCTGGGGCGGTTTCAGAGTACGGATCCTTTTGGGGGAAGTGGGAAAACAATCAATCCTCAAACCTGGAATCGATTTACTTATTGTCTCAATAACCCTGTTAACTTTGTGGATCCCCTTGGGTTACAAAATCAACCTCCAGGCAAACAGACACCCGCATATGAAGATCCACCAAGTGTTCCCCCAATTGTGGAAGATTTCACAACTGCATTTGATACCCTAACTGAGCTGCTTTGGTATTACTTTGACCGACCAGGCAACCGCGAAGTCGCCAACCCAACTTTAAACGGCGGGCTCCCCTTAAATCAACGATTGCCAAATGTCGGATATTCGGTTGCGGATCTGACGGTAACCTCATCAAAACAAATCGGCCAAGCCAATTTGATGTTTCTTGACATCCTTGATCAATCAGGTGTGATATCGGCAAGTGCTCAGTATGATCTTGGACTTATAGACGAAACTGAATATGGCACGACGATTGGACTTGCTATTATTTTTAAATTTGGTGGATCTAACCCGCTCCCCAAGCCAACTCCAAATGCGCTAAACGCACTGAAAGGGCTCATTCCACATTTCTTGTTGACAGCTATAGAGATAGAACAAAGTGCCAGATATTTTGAAAATCAGGCAATAACGGATAAAGGGCCTCAAGAATTTAGAGATGCTCAACGAGCATTTAATCAAGAAAGAGCAAGATGGTTAAGACAACCTACGGGGCCTCCACCCGTATCGTTCAAGCGCTGGGCAGAGATGCGTGGGCTAGATACTAAAACTGGAAAATCCATTGTCAAAAGCGTGGTGAGGATTAAGTAA